The sequence CACACTTCATGTCATGTCTTTCCCCTGTGTCCAGACTTGTTCATGCTTTATCATGATGGCCCTAAAAAGGTTTTCCTAAAAATGtggtttaaaaaatatacagatgaatctgaggggctctgTGGGGGGTATTGCCATGGCCAATTTGAGAACCGCTTGTGCACACATCATTTTAAAATCAATCCCACCTCCTCCCTCTAAAgccagagagccggtgacatcgGCCTCTCTGCAATTATCATGTACAGTAGTATCCTCATTGCGCGCATGTAACACAATAGAGATACTAACGTGCATGCGCAGGAATTGCAGGGAACCCGCTGATGTCACCGGCGCTCtggctgctgagggaggaggtggATTGACTGTAAAGTGATGTGTGCGCTATTCTAACCCATCAGTTCTCAGAGTGGCCCTGATGATACCCCCCAGAACACCCCAGGTTCCTCTACATATTTTTTAAACCACTTAAAAAATCAGGATAAAGGAGATCCAGAAATGGGGAACACATGGACATGTAATTTCCTTTAAGCTAAGTTTCTTTATAACCATTTTCCATTGAACAGACATCATGCTGTTACTGATGGGGAAATGACTGCGCACATGGCTGTGACATCAGTGGTTCTGCGATGAAGACTCTTTTCTTTGATGCTGCAATCAACGATCAAAGCAGCGAGTGGAAAGCAGAGGCCAAGCCCCAGGAGGAGCAAAACTGTGCCGAGAACAAATTCCTGCATGACACCAACAGACTCGATGCTCCTTGTAGCAGTGAGCAGGAGAGCCCACCTCTCCCTCGGAGGTTCACTTGCCCCCAGCTGCTTTGCGACAAGACATTTGCATCTAAATACAAGTTGTGCAGGTACAGAGATAGGCAGCCTATATCTTCTACAACACTATCATGAAAAATCTTGGTTATTTCAGCTGCACATTAGCAAGCTTGTTAAGTGACCCTATGCTTTAGTCAAactcgctgtgtgtgtgtgcttgcCTGCACTGTACTAATATAACAGCATGTCACTTTAGTTCCGACAGCTCTGCGTTCTGGCAGATACAGTCAGCGTATAATACTAAGCAAACTCACTTGTTTGAAGCCAGGCTAAATCATGAGATGATGCAGTCTATAGATAAGTGTCATGGCTTatttacagtctatggggggctGTGATTTTATATATTGAAAGGTATCTCAACAAGAATAgttgtatgaaaacgttattgaccatttaaaggaaacctattatTAGGAATCTACCTGATAGTCGATTAAGGTAgacgtgatggtaggtttccactAACATGCTAAGTCCTAAACTATCTTTCACTAATATTACACTTTCTTACCTGATCTACACGTTATATAACCAACATGCTAATTTTTGGTAGAGGCCAGCATTTTTGGCCAGGTGCCTATGCTAAAAAATACCATATTAGTTATATAAAGTGTAGATCAGGTTAGAAAGTGTTATAGCATTAGCGAAAGATAGTTTAAGActtatgatggtaggtttctacgAACATGctatctaccttattaggtaaatTCTTGATGGTAGGCTTCCTGTAAGGCCGGCAATCAAAGTGCTAGTCTTAATTAAACAACTCCAAAGGTTTTTAGATATAATCCTGCTCTGTGCAGTCTAATTATAAGTGATGGGACTAGTAAGATTTTTTTCTCTCCCCTGTAGGCACATGGCCACTCACTCTATGCAGAAATCCCATCAATGCTCACACTGTGGCAAAATGTTTCACCGCAAAGACCACCTGAAGAATCACCTGCAGACCCACAACCCTAACAGGGTTGCCCTACAATGCCCAGAATGCAGTAAAAACTACAGCACAAAATAtggacacagacgccatcttgccTTACATGCCATTGCCAGAGGGGACCTCAGCTGCGCCATATGCCTCCAGGTGTTCCGTGACCGGCAGACAGTGCTGGAGCACCTGAAAAGCCACAATCACCGACCTTCTATGGGCAACCGAGAAAAGAAATATCCCTGTGAGCACTGTGATCGTTGTTTCTACACGCGAAAAGATGTCCGCCGTCACTTAGTTGTGCACACAGGCCGCAAGGATTtccagtgtcactgctgcgcccaGATGTTTGGGCGCAAGGACCACCTAACCCGGCACATGAAGAAGAGCCATTGTGATGAAGCTCCGCGAATCAAGACAGAACCTCAAGATGACATAAACCACATGAGCTGTCAATCGGCTGTTGTAAAAGAAGAGTGGGGGTCAATTATGTGCATGCAGCAAAAAGATATAATTCCCACAGGGATGTATACTACATCATTTCAGCCAATACCCAATACTGGCATTCCTCAGTCCTTAGTGCCAACCTCATTGTCGTTAGGGCTTAGTTATCCCCCTGAGACAGCATCTAACTTCTCTACTGACTCATCTAACAGGTTCCAGTTCACATCTACCTCATACCTCCCTAAAAGTGAAATGGATCCTTTTATGTCTGATGGGTCTGGGGGGCTGTCACTTACTTCTCCAGAGCTGGCACCATGTATGCCACAGGCCACATTAGATGAATCTTACCTCTCCGCCCTGTGTGATCCCTTGTCCTCAGGAGTAGACTTCAACCATTTTCTCAGCTTCTTGCCTGTCAATCT comes from Engystomops pustulosus chromosome 6, aEngPut4.maternal, whole genome shotgun sequence and encodes:
- the PLAGL2 gene encoding zinc finger protein PLAGL2 isoform X1 encodes the protein MKTLFFDAAINDQSSEWKAEAKPQEEQNCAENKFLHDTNRLDAPCSSEQESPPLPRRFTCPQLLCDKTFASKYKLCRHMATHSMQKSHQCSHCGKMFHRKDHLKNHLQTHNPNRVALQCPECSKNYSTKYGHRRHLALHAIARGDLSCAICLQVFRDRQTVLEHLKSHNHRPSMGNREKKYPCEHCDRCFYTRKDVRRHLVVHTGRKDFQCHCCAQMFGRKDHLTRHMKKSHCDEAPRIKTEPQDDINHMSCQSAVVKEEWGSIMCMQQKDIIPTGMYTTSFQPIPNTGIPQSLVPTSLSLGLSYPPETASNFSTDSSNRFQFTSTSYLPKSEMDPFMSDGSGGLSLTSPELAPCMPQATLDESYLSALCDPLSSGVDFNHFLSFLPVNLPPCNFPLPNPEISMGENPQFLSPGTGCGSDLPLPHYTSDINSTTLPQFHQAFK
- the PLAGL2 gene encoding zinc finger protein PLAGL2 isoform X2; translation: MATHSMQKSHQCSHCGKMFHRKDHLKNHLQTHNPNRVALQCPECSKNYSTKYGHRRHLALHAIARGDLSCAICLQVFRDRQTVLEHLKSHNHRPSMGNREKKYPCEHCDRCFYTRKDVRRHLVVHTGRKDFQCHCCAQMFGRKDHLTRHMKKSHCDEAPRIKTEPQDDINHMSCQSAVVKEEWGSIMCMQQKDIIPTGMYTTSFQPIPNTGIPQSLVPTSLSLGLSYPPETASNFSTDSSNRFQFTSTSYLPKSEMDPFMSDGSGGLSLTSPELAPCMPQATLDESYLSALCDPLSSGVDFNHFLSFLPVNLPPCNFPLPNPEISMGENPQFLSPGTGCGSDLPLPHYTSDINSTTLPQFHQAFK